One region of Scophthalmus maximus strain ysfricsl-2021 chromosome 13, ASM2237912v1, whole genome shotgun sequence genomic DNA includes:
- the LOC118318353 gene encoding zinc finger BED domain-containing protein 6-like produces the protein MELNTEASEGSSPVQSSKALCCSRKYWAQGVVIHSTEWNLLKELVDILKPFGEATDLTQWDKVIIISAVVPSILSLNHHLEKLKPQVCSEVVRSLQASLNKRFLGIFINVKMARTQDGITAPFSDPVYLKAAALDPAFSLLWLEPHVLVNRDVKAEVAQRVKELILQDAAETEQPVLLVDEEEQEDLREGKGLFAAYHKRQKKDVGTNPALQLSHYLDIAEGQNAILFCALNMKTLPSLFQGAIRVLAVPASSAPVERVFTHGGIILRPHRAQVTDRLLANLVFCKCNAA, from the exons ATGGAACTCAACACTGAGGCAAGTGAAGGCAGTTCTCCAGTGCAATCATCTAAAGCTCTGTGCTGTTCCAGAAAATACTGGGCACAGGGAGTTGTCATTCACAGCACGGAGTGGAATCTGTTGAAGGAGTTGGTGGACATCTTGAAGCCATTTGGAGAAGCAACTGATTTGACACAGTGGGATAAGGTCATCATAATCAGTGCTGTTGTTCCATCCATCTTGTCCCTCAACCACCACCTTGAGAAGCTGAAGCCTCAAGTCTGTTCAGAAGTGGTCAGAAGTCTCCAGGCATCCCTGAACAAAAGATTTCTTGGAATCTTCATCAATGTGAAAATGGCCAGGACACAAGATGGGATCACTGCCCCCTTTTCAGATCCAGTCTACCTCAAAGCAGCTGCCTTGGATCCAGCATTTTCTCTGTTGTGGTTGGAGCCCCATGTGCTGGTCAATCGTGACGTCAAGGCAGAGGTGGCACAACGAGTTAAAG AATTGATCCTGCAAGATGCTGCAGAGACTGAGCAACCTGTGCTTCTTGTTGATGAAGAAGAGCAAGAGGACCTTAGAGAAGGAAAAGGGCTGTTTGCTGCATATCATAAGAGGCAGAAGAAGGATGTTGGGACAAATCCGGCACTACAGCTAAGTCACTACCTTGACATAGCCGAAGGACAGAACGCCATTTTGTTCTGTGCATTGAACATGAAGACTCTTCCTTCACTGTTCCAGGGGGCCATTAGAGTCTTGGCAGTGCCTGCCTCCAGTGCTCCAGTGGAGCGAGTTTTCACCCATGGTGGCATCATACTACGTCCCCATCGTGCACAAGTGACTGACAGACTTTTGGCCAATTTGGTCTTTTGCAAATGCAATGCAGCATAG